One Elephas maximus indicus isolate mEleMax1 chromosome X, mEleMax1 primary haplotype, whole genome shotgun sequence DNA segment encodes these proteins:
- the LOC126068799 gene encoding histone H2A-Bbd type 1 has product MTGQRRRRSHSKRRRPSLSRSTRAELQFPVSRVDRLLREGNYAQRLSSSTPVFLAGVLEYLTANILELAGNEAHNHHKMRITPEHVETALDSNPQLSRLLNDVTRSQMDDKPRSTKK; this is encoded by the coding sequence ATGACTGGGCAAAGACGCCGTCGCAGCCACTCTAAGCGTAGGAGACCATCTCTCTCCCGTTCCACAAGAGCAGAGCTGCAGTTTCCCGTGAGCCGGGTGGACCGTCTCCTGCGGGAGGGGAACTATGCCCAGCGCCTGAGTTCATCCACACCTGTTTTTCTCGCTGGTGTTCTCGAGTACCTGACGGCCAACATCCTGGAACTGGCGGGCAACGAAGCCCACAACCACCACAAGATGCGCATCACCCCAGAACATGTGGAGACAGCACTGGACAGCAACCCGCAGCTCAGCCGCCTCTTGAATGATGTGACCAGATCACAGATGGATGATAAGCCCCGATCAACGAAGAAGTGA